In one window of Duganella dendranthematis DNA:
- a CDS encoding SDR family NAD(P)-dependent oxidoreductase, giving the protein MELIGKRALVMGGASGIGKASSLALAQAGADVVLTYWSSADEAADVVAQIRALGRNAQAIKADLTDDKIAEQVFAEAEGAIGEIDILFANIGGLIQRCRVSEMPLTLWNEALNLNLTTTFLISQAALKRMEPRGRGAIITMSSLAAFDGGGPGSAHYAASKAAIATFTRALAKEVGPLGIRVNGVSPGLIATRFHDTFNTPANRQAIAERTPARREGMPEDVANVVVFLASERAAFLAGEIIQVNGGLGLY; this is encoded by the coding sequence ATGGAACTTATCGGAAAACGTGCACTTGTGATGGGCGGCGCCTCGGGCATCGGCAAAGCCAGCTCGCTGGCACTGGCGCAGGCCGGCGCCGACGTCGTACTGACCTACTGGAGCAGCGCCGACGAAGCGGCGGACGTGGTGGCGCAGATCCGCGCGCTCGGCCGCAACGCCCAGGCCATCAAGGCCGACCTGACCGATGACAAGATCGCCGAACAGGTGTTCGCCGAAGCGGAAGGCGCCATCGGCGAGATCGACATCCTGTTCGCCAACATCGGCGGCCTGATCCAGCGCTGCCGCGTGTCGGAAATGCCGCTGACCTTGTGGAACGAGGCGCTGAACCTCAACCTCACCACCACTTTCCTGATCAGCCAGGCGGCGCTGAAGCGCATGGAGCCGCGCGGCCGTGGCGCCATCATCACCATGTCGTCGCTGGCGGCGTTCGACGGCGGCGGCCCGGGTTCGGCGCACTATGCGGCCTCCAAGGCGGCGATTGCTACCTTCACCCGCGCGCTGGCCAAGGAAGTCGGCCCGCTGGGCATCCGCGTCAACGGCGTCTCGCCGGGGTTGATCGCCACCCGCTTCCACGACACCTTCAACACGCCAGCCAACCGCCAGGCCATTGCCGAACGCACACCGGCGCGCCGCGAAGGCATGCCGGAAGACGTCGCTAACGTGGTGGTGTTCCTTGCCTCCGAACGCGCCGCCTTCCTGGCCGGCGAAATCATCCAGGTCAACGGCGGCCTCGGCCTCTACTGA
- a CDS encoding LacI family DNA-binding transcriptional regulator, with protein sequence MSEPKIQDVARLAGVSTTSISNFLNNRMEQMRPDTQRKIQQAIEQLGYRPNNAARQLKTGVASMVGLLVPSLANQFFGSLACAVETAAARHHCHVMTFSTFRDPERERAVMADLLAYGAQGIITGSALNDTDHLVAMTARCPVVAFDIKRSDDSHERITTISVDNVAATTKAVEHLVALGHRAIALVTPPPFTLNRQDRVKGFQQATAAAGVSGELVIADATDAPTDLHGDTQLFELGRSAAARLLSAASKPTAAIAINDMMAIGIGIGLKQLGKRLPQDFSLIGIDDIFFSAANDPPLTTLRQPIQAMADAAVQRILAPNTATAGGELFAPELIVRASTAAPPK encoded by the coding sequence ATGAGCGAACCAAAAATTCAGGATGTAGCGAGACTGGCCGGCGTATCGACCACCAGCATCTCGAATTTTCTGAACAACCGCATGGAGCAGATGCGGCCCGACACCCAGCGCAAGATCCAGCAGGCGATCGAACAGCTGGGCTACCGGCCCAACAACGCCGCCCGCCAGCTGAAAACGGGTGTGGCTTCCATGGTGGGACTGCTGGTGCCGTCGCTGGCCAATCAGTTCTTCGGTTCGCTGGCTTGCGCGGTGGAGACGGCCGCCGCGCGCCACCACTGCCACGTGATGACCTTCAGCACCTTCCGCGATCCGGAGCGGGAACGTGCCGTGATGGCCGACCTGCTGGCCTATGGCGCGCAGGGCATCATCACCGGCTCGGCGCTGAACGACACCGACCACCTGGTGGCGATGACGGCGCGCTGCCCGGTGGTGGCGTTCGACATCAAGCGTTCCGATGACAGCCACGAGCGCATCACCACCATCTCGGTCGACAACGTGGCGGCCACCACCAAGGCGGTGGAACACCTGGTGGCGCTGGGCCACCGTGCCATCGCGCTGGTAACGCCGCCGCCGTTCACGCTGAACCGCCAGGACCGCGTGAAGGGCTTCCAGCAGGCGACGGCGGCGGCCGGTGTCAGCGGCGAGCTGGTCATCGCCGACGCCACCGATGCACCGACCGACCTGCACGGCGACACCCAGCTGTTCGAGCTGGGCCGCAGCGCGGCGGCGCGCCTGCTGTCGGCCGCCAGCAAGCCCACGGCCGCCATCGCCATCAACGACATGATGGCAATCGGCATCGGCATCGGCCTCAAGCAACTGGGCAAGCGGCTGCCGCAGGATTTCTCGCTGATCGGCATCGACGATATTTTCTTCTCCGCCGCCAACGACCCGCCGCTGACCACGCTACGCCAGCCGATCCAGGCCATGGCCGACGCGGCGGTGCAACGCATCCTCGCGCCGAACACGGCGACGGCGGGCGGCGAGCTGTTTGCGCCGGAACTGATCGTACGGGCGTCCACCGCGGCGCCACCCAAGTAG
- a CDS encoding TonB-dependent receptor: MMTGPITPGALRRRPSFRLTPLASAVALSLLGALPAHAQQSGDSAPVAPAADQLKLESVVVTANRRVEKLEDVPASISVLSEEAMQRNNVRELVDIINLSPALSVSVGTQVGTNSINMRGIGTTSNNLGIEGDVAILVDDIPYAQTQQAFKDMTDMARVEVLKGPQSTLFGKSAIAGAVVMTTKPIGAGPMQTRVSVYDTSDHEYRVAASLSGRLTDTFGMRLYASKTNFPGMLHNLTNDSMQNGSGAKTFMAKLQWKLSNDLDVLITPRFDHSLATGNTAAITSIGDGVGYLYNKNYTALSNTAVLRGIHVSQWNREIRNDSPTGLEATDRALGVRVNYAFPESSPLAGHSLTSITSVDNNLSNDFRDNDNIDLISTYYQVNAAGKPSGIAESPMINGTLESKTSTQEFRLTSPDSGNFRYLVGLWAARNTLYRTYLRGNAFVKETNYTNYDTNSGSLTHAIYANTNWDFAPKQSLSAGLRYNHEANDYSFHTIDSLSSTAANNVHTGENLYVAPQNKENAVTGKVGYTYHLNDEMMVYGTASTGHKGVAYDMTSGANNVNVFAHLPLAPEKATSFEAGFKANLWNNRATLNAAIFQTRFRDYQTSATERFTDGSQASVLYSIPSLQTRGFEADATVLATRALLVNASMAYTRAVVRDWTQGPCYSGATDCTIPNQLVPGSFLRDASGGMMPNAPKWKASMGGEYTLPAVSWMPYVAAINAQWRTQAKVQGAISQDPSLQRPGYGIFDLGASIKDAKGKYKLSFGVKNLFDHHYAVGNVGSFLNFKKATGGSDIRSYGWQPARDAFRYTSIRLDVAF, translated from the coding sequence ATGATGACTGGACCAATTACGCCCGGCGCGTTGCGCCGCCGCCCCTCTTTCCGGCTGACGCCGCTCGCCTCCGCCGTGGCGCTGAGCCTGCTGGGCGCCCTGCCCGCGCATGCCCAGCAATCCGGCGATTCTGCACCAGTAGCGCCCGCCGCCGACCAGCTGAAGCTGGAATCGGTGGTGGTGACCGCCAACCGCCGCGTAGAAAAACTGGAAGACGTGCCGGCCTCGATCTCGGTACTGAGCGAAGAAGCCATGCAGCGCAACAACGTGCGCGAACTGGTGGACATCATCAATCTGTCGCCGGCGCTGTCGGTCTCGGTCGGCACCCAGGTCGGCACCAACAGCATCAATATGCGCGGCATCGGCACCACGTCGAACAACCTCGGCATCGAGGGCGACGTCGCCATCCTGGTCGACGACATCCCCTACGCCCAGACCCAGCAGGCGTTCAAGGACATGACCGACATGGCCCGCGTCGAAGTATTGAAAGGCCCGCAAAGCACGCTGTTCGGTAAGAGCGCGATCGCCGGCGCCGTGGTCATGACCACCAAGCCGATCGGCGCCGGCCCGATGCAGACCCGCGTCAGCGTCTACGACACCAGCGACCACGAATACCGCGTCGCCGCCTCGCTCAGCGGCCGCCTGACCGACACCTTCGGCATGCGTCTGTACGCCAGCAAGACCAACTTCCCCGGCATGCTGCACAACCTGACCAACGACAGCATGCAGAACGGCTCCGGCGCCAAGACCTTTATGGCCAAGCTGCAATGGAAACTGTCGAACGACCTGGACGTGCTGATCACGCCGCGCTTCGACCATTCGCTGGCCACCGGCAACACTGCCGCCATCACCTCGATTGGCGACGGCGTCGGCTACCTGTACAACAAGAACTACACGGCGCTGTCCAATACCGCCGTGCTGCGCGGCATTCACGTCAGCCAGTGGAACCGCGAGATCCGCAACGACTCGCCGACCGGCCTGGAAGCGACCGACCGTGCGCTGGGTGTGCGCGTCAACTACGCCTTCCCGGAGAGCTCGCCGCTGGCCGGCCATTCGCTGACCTCGATCACGTCGGTGGACAACAACCTGTCCAACGACTTCCGCGACAACGACAACATCGACCTGATCTCCACCTACTACCAGGTCAACGCCGCCGGCAAGCCATCGGGCATCGCCGAGTCGCCGATGATTAACGGCACGCTCGAGAGCAAGACCTCGACCCAGGAATTCCGCCTGACGTCGCCGGACAGCGGCAACTTCCGCTACCTGGTCGGCCTGTGGGCGGCGCGTAACACGCTGTACCGCACCTATTTGCGCGGCAATGCCTTCGTCAAGGAAACCAACTACACCAACTACGACACCAACTCGGGCAGCCTGACGCACGCGATCTACGCCAACACCAACTGGGATTTCGCGCCGAAGCAAAGCCTGAGCGCCGGCCTGCGCTACAACCACGAGGCCAACGACTACTCGTTCCACACCATCGACAGCCTGTCGTCGACTGCTGCCAACAACGTACACACCGGCGAGAACCTGTACGTGGCGCCGCAGAACAAGGAAAACGCCGTCACCGGCAAGGTCGGCTACACCTATCACCTGAACGACGAGATGATGGTGTACGGCACCGCCTCCACCGGCCACAAAGGCGTGGCCTACGACATGACCAGCGGCGCCAACAACGTCAACGTATTCGCCCACCTGCCGCTGGCGCCGGAAAAAGCCACCAGCTTCGAGGCCGGCTTCAAGGCCAACCTGTGGAACAACCGCGCGACCTTGAACGCGGCGATCTTCCAGACCCGCTTCCGCGACTACCAGACCTCGGCCACCGAACGCTTCACCGACGGCAGCCAGGCCAGCGTGCTGTACAGCATTCCATCGCTGCAGACGCGCGGCTTCGAGGCTGACGCCACCGTGCTGGCCACCCGTGCGCTGCTGGTCAACGCCAGCATGGCCTACACCCGCGCCGTGGTGCGCGACTGGACCCAGGGCCCGTGCTACAGCGGCGCCACCGACTGCACCATTCCCAACCAGCTGGTACCCGGCTCCTTCCTGCGCGACGCCAGCGGCGGCATGATGCCGAACGCGCCGAAATGGAAAGCCAGCATGGGCGGCGAATACACGCTGCCGGCGGTGTCGTGGATGCCGTACGTGGCGGCGATCAACGCCCAGTGGCGCACCCAGGCCAAGGTGCAGGGCGCGATCAGCCAGGACCCGTCGTTGCAGCGGCCCGGCTATGGCATCTTCGACCTCGGCGCCTCGATCAAGGACGCCAAGGGTAAATATAAATTGTCGTTCGGCGTCAAAAACCTGTTCGACCACCATTATGCTGTCGGCAACGTCGGCTCCTTCCTGAACTTCAAGAAGGCCACCGGCGGTTCCGATATCAGATCTTACGGCTGGCAACCCGCCCGCGACGCGTTCCGTTACACCTCGATCCGGCTGGACGTGGCGTTCTGA